The Salvelinus namaycush isolate Seneca chromosome 8, SaNama_1.0, whole genome shotgun sequence genome has a segment encoding these proteins:
- the LOC120052845 gene encoding endonuclease domain-containing 1 protein-like, which produces MVTLSLLSLCLLSLLGVRGEVAPNFDNCEDSFFRNTPVSGLKIALPTPIEPNTQGLVNPAKCLSAYNAASPAYICQRNGNNYYFATLYDHGRRIPLYSAYQMDIEGVPGREGSIVYYEPQLVHPDLPPEQMDKIESSREIGKYNQNNECLERSPQYQRKYKLGWSQALNENFGSYDRGHLNPAGHHEGEASKATMTHTNVAPQDRMMNTGPWNRYETRLKDVLSAGCSKIYVVTGVVPGDTWVDQNKRVNVPSHYWNAYCCTDNNDNPLRSGGALGPNTALSVVTEYNSVTDLETEIRRLLNVDNNFNIFNGC; this is translated from the exons ATGGTGACTCTGTCCCTCttgtccctctgtctcctctccttgttGGGGGTCAGAGGGGAAGTGGCTCCAAATTTCGACAACTGCGAAGATTCTTTCTTCAGAAATACGCCAGTGTCTGGTCTGAAAATAGCTCTCCCCACTCCGATCGAGCCCAACACACAGGGCTTAGTGAATCCTGCGAAATGTCTCTCTGCTTACAATGCTGCCTCTCCTGCATACATCTGTCAGAGAAACGGTAACAACTATTACTTTGCCACTCTGTATGACCATGGCAGGAGGATCCCTCTGTACTCTGCCTATCAAATGGATATCGAAGGGGTCCCTGGCAGAGAGGGGTCCATAGTTTATTATGAACCACAG CTTGTGCATCCTGACCTACCACCAGAGCAAATGGATAAGATAGAATCCTCGCGTGAGATCGGGAAATACAACCAAAACAATGAATGCTTAGAACGCTCTCCACAATACCAACGGAAATACAAGCTGGGCTGGAGTCAGGCTCTCAATGAAAACTTTGGCTCGTATGACCGCGGGCACCTAAACCCCGCAGGACACCATGAAGGAGAAGCCTCCAAAGCCACCATGACCCATACCAACGTAGCTCCGCAAGACAGGATGATGAACACCGGGCCGTGGAACCGGTATGAGACAAGGCTGAAGGATGTTTTGAGTGCAGGCTGTAGTAAGATATATGTGGTGACAGGGGTGGTCCCAGGCGACACGTGGGTAGACCAGAACAAGCGAGTCAATGTTCCGAGTCACTACTGGAATGCCTACTGCTGCACCGACAACAATGACAACCCTCTCAGATCTGGAGGTGCCTTGGGTCCTAACACAGCTCTCAGTGTTGTTACAGAGTATAACTCTGTTACAGACCTTGAGACTGAGATTAGAAGGCTACTGAATGTTGACAACAATTTCAACATTTTTAATGGCTGTTAG